The following are encoded in a window of Cinclus cinclus chromosome 34, bCinCin1.1, whole genome shotgun sequence genomic DNA:
- the LOC134055737 gene encoding claudin-7-like, with protein MAPMTSSSRKWVRSRLEATPTSLRSCQSAWPGALTFALPHPAPTPPGGAAGPGDPAMAHSGLQALGLALAVAGWAALVAAAALPQWEVSSYAGDNIITALVTSKGLWMSCVSTSTGQRQCKSYDSILALPGHLQATRALLVLSGVLGPLALGAAVAGMKCTRCGDEDPRRKAKVASAGGALFILAGLLGLVACSWYGHRIVTNFYDVTVPVNYKFEFGSALFLGWAGSALALLGGSLLASSGCSCGGGGASRGYPRTKTPPQRPPSSREYV; from the exons ATGGCGCCTATGACGTCATCAAGCCGGAAGTGGGTGCGGTCTCGTTTAGAAGCCACGCCCACCTCGTTAAGATCCTGTCAATCAGCGTGGCCAG GTGCGCTCACCTTTGCCCTCCCCCACCCTGCACCGACCCCACCTGGAGGCGCCGCCGGGCCCGGAG ACCCGGCCATGGCTCACAGCGGGCTGCAGGCCCTGGGGCTGGCTCTGGCCGTGGCCGGCTGGGCCGCGctggtggcggcggcggcgctgccgCAGTGGGAGGTGTCGTCCTACGCCGGGGACAACATCATCACCGCCCTGGTGACCTCCAAGGGACTGTGGATGAGCTGCGTCAGCACCAGCACGGGACAGCGCCAGTGCAAGAGCTACGACTCcatcctggcactgccag gtCACCTCCAGGCCACCCGGGCCCTGCTGGTGCTCTCGGGGGTCCTGGGGCCGCTGGCCCTGGGCGCGGCCGTGGCGGGGATGAAGTGCACGCGCTGCGGGGACGAAGACCCCCGGAGGAAAGCGAAGGTGGCATCGGCGGGGGGGGCGCTCTTCATCCTGGCAG ggctgctggggctcGTCGCGTGCTCCTGGTACGGCCACAGGATCGTCACCAACTTCTATGACGTCACCGTCCCCGTCAACTACAA GTTCGAGTTCGGCTCCGCGCTGTTCCTGGGCTGGGCGGGTTCGGCCCTGGCTCTGCTCGGGGGGTCCCTCCTGGCCTCGTCCGGCTGCTCCTGCGGTGGGGGAGGGGCGTCCCGGGGGTACCCCCGCACCAAGACCCCCCCCCAGCGCCCCCCCAGCTCCCGCGAGTACGTCTGa